In a genomic window of Cynocephalus volans isolate mCynVol1 chromosome 1, mCynVol1.pri, whole genome shotgun sequence:
- the PDRG1 gene encoding p53 and DNA damage-regulated protein 1 gives MLSPEAERVLRYLVEVEELAEEVLADKRQIVDLDTKRNQNREGLRALQRDVSLSEDVMVCFGNMFIKMSHPQTKEMIEKDQDHLDKEIEKLQKQLKVKVNRLFEAQGKPELKGFNLNPLNQDELKALKVILKG, from the exons ATGCTGTCTCCGGAGGCCGAGCGGGTGCTGCGGTACCTGGTCGAGGTGGAAGAGCTCGCCGAGGAGGTGCTGGCGGACAAGCGGCAG ATTGTGGACCTGGACACCAAAAGGAATCAGAACCGGGAGGGCCTAAGGGCTCTGCAGAGGGATGTTAGCCTCTCTG AAGATGTGATGGTTTGCTTCGGGAACATGTTTATCAAGATGTCTCACCCTCAGACGAAGGAAATGATTGAGAAAG ATCAGGACCACctggataaagaaattgaaaaactcCAGAAACAACTTAAAGTGAAGGTCAATCGCCTCTTTGAGGCCCAAG GCAAACCGGAGCTGAAAGGTTTTAACCTGAATCCCCTCAACCAGGATGAGCTTAAAGCTCTCAAGGTCATCTTGAAAGGATGA